The Hoplias malabaricus isolate fHopMal1 chromosome 9, fHopMal1.hap1, whole genome shotgun sequence genome contains a region encoding:
- the rbm14b gene encoding RNA-binding protein 14b isoform X2 yields MEKGHTVKLFVGNLALDTTQEELSAIFESYGQVVSCSVLRQFAFVHLQGEGAAERAIRELNGREFKGRNLVVEESRGRPLHSTKVFVGNLSGMCTTEDLKELFQTFGKVLECDKVKGYAFVHMENKEDALQAIEALHGTSFKGRPLSVELSKVQPSKQTPTGKIPCVSCGKQGHYAGECPTGKPALEQYQSQAAVLAAAAAAAAGLPLQVQQSVHNSVYNTSTFDPTYAALTGLTAAGARAEGGTAVAPAVYGALASQVYGTVANQLYGGTVANQALNSGATAAAAQVYGSVNPALYGQMTNGAVAAAAAAAAAYGQQVYTPAVANPVFLAAAPGMEVSAAAVNPAYTVAPTIYTTSPAYSALGAADPAALFEAARAHYFAQGQQVLAEQQQVNAKSGERDRSPLRRSAPLLPDPVMKPFMYQRAKRRALLPTPAGREEAAGQEEDPVARYYAEYYQQYQQLAQYPQYSAVPYPAPNPIAAVPTIPTLPGVAAPPVAALDALRPVLPAAPVPAAAAIAVATPRVLK; encoded by the exons ATGGAGAAGGGCCACACAGTGAAGCTTTTTGTGGGAAATCTGGCCCTGGACACAACTCAAGAAGAACTGTCTGCCATCTTTGAGTCCTATGGCCAGGTGGTGAGCTGTAGCGTCCTCAGGCAGTTTGCCTTTGTTCACCTTCAGGGAGAGGGTGCTGCTGAGAGAGCTATACGGGAGCTCAATGGCAGAGAGTTCAAAGGTCGTAACCTGGTAGTAGAGGAGTCCAGAGGGCGCCCACTTCACTCCACCAAAGTGTTTGTGGGTAATCTGAGTGGCATGTGCACCACAGAAGACCTAAAGGAGCTTTTTCAGACCTTTGGGAAGGTCTTGGAATGTGACAAAGTTAAAG GCTATGCCTTTGTGCACATGGAGAACAAGGAAGATGCCCTGCAGGCTATTGAAGCTTTGCATGGCACTTCTTTCAAGGGACGGCCACTGTCTGTGGAACTTTCCAAGGTTCAGCCCAGCAAGCAAACTCCCACTGGAAAGATCCCTTGCGTGAGTTGTGGTAAGCAGGGTCATTATGCTGGAGAGTGCCCCACTGGGAAACCTGCTCTGGAGCAGTATCAGAGTCAAGCAGCTGTTTTAGCTGCtgccgctgctgctgctgcaggaCTTCCACTGCAGGTACAACAAAGTGTCCACAACTCTGTCTACAACACCTCCACGTTTGACCCCACATATGCTGCTCTGACTGGACTGACTGCTGCAGGAGCTAGGGCTGAAGGTGGAACCGCAGTGGCACCTGCCGTCTATGGAGCACTAGCCAGCCAAGTTTATGGAACGGTTGCTAATCAGCTCTACGGTGGCACAGTGGCTAATCAGGCACTCAACAGTGGTGCCACTGCAGCTGCTGCACAAGTCTACGGCTCAGTTAACCCTGCTCTCTATGGCCAGATGACAAATGGAGCTGTAGCAGCTGCCGCAGCCGCAGCTGCAGCCTACGGTCAGCAGGTTTACACACCTGCCGTAGCTAACCCTGTGTTCTTAGCCGCAGCTCCTGGGATGGAGGTTTCTGCAGCTGCTGTTAACCCCGCCTATACTGTAGCTCCAACCATTTATACCACCAGCCCGGCCTACAGTGCCCTGGGAGCAGCGGACCCAGCGGCTCTCTTTGAAGCAGCAAGGGCACATTACTTTGCGCAAGGGCAGCAAGTGCTAGCAGAGCAGCAGCAGGTCAACGCAAAGTCTGGGGAAAGGGACAGGAGCCCACTTCGAAGATCAGCACCACTGCTGCCAGACCCAGTTATGAAGCCCTTCATGTATCAACGGGCTAAGCGCAGGGCACTACTGCCTACTCCTGCTGGTCGGGAAGAAGCTGCTGGCCAAGAGGAGGATCCTGTTGCCAG GTACTATGCAGAGTATTACCAGCAGTACCAGCAGCTTGCCCAGTACCCTCAGTACTCAGCGGTCCCTTACCCGGCCCCTAACCCAATTGCTGCGGTACCCACCATCCCTACCCTCCCTGGTGTCGCTGCCCCTCCGGTGGCTGCGCTGGACGCACTCAGGCCAGTGCTGCCCGCCGCCCCCGTGCCTGCCGCTGCCGCCATCGCCGTGGCAACGCCCCGCGT ACTCAAATGA
- the LOC136706796 gene encoding copper chaperone for superoxide dismutase-like, producing the protein MDTDRAAKLEFAVQMTCESCVNAVKGALEKQPGVQSVQIDLSREEVLVETSLTTQEVQRLIESTGRRAVLKGMGGSEPDLGAAVAMLSGVGRIQGVVRFLQLSADRCLIDGTIDGLEPGAHGLHVHEFGDLTQDCMSCGEHYNPFGKQHGGPEDTERHVGDLGNVQAGPDGRATFRLEDSHLKVWDVIGRSLVVDSGEDDLGRGNHPLSGQTGNSGQRLACGIIARAAGLFQNPKQICACDGVTLWEERDRPIAGKGRKVTDAPTANL; encoded by the exons ATGGACACAGACCGAGCGGCTAAA CTTGAGTTTGCGGTGCAGATGACATGTGAGAGCTGTGTTAATGCAGTGAAAGGGGCACTGGAAAAACAGCCTG gagtgcaGTCAGTACAAATCGACCTTTCTCGGGAAGAGGTTCTAGTGGAGACATCTTTGACCACTCAGGAGGTTCAGAGACTGATAGAGAGCACAGGCAGGAGAGCCGTACTGAAGGGAATGGGTGGATCAGAAccag ATCTGGGAGCAGCTGTGGCCATGTTGAGTGGTGTAGGGAGGATACAGGGTGTAGTTCGTTTCCTGCAACTCTCAGCTGATCGCTGTTTGATTGATGGGACAATAGATGGGCTGGAGCCTGGAGCACATGGTCTGCATGTACATGAATTCGGAGACCTCACACAGGATTGTATGAg ctgtggagagCATTACAATCCTTTTGGGAAACAACACGGAGGCCCTGAGGACACAGAGAGG CATGTAGGTGACCTGGGTAATGTCCAGGCAGGACCAGACGGTAGAGCCACGTTCAGACTAGAAGACTCTCATCTAAAG GTGTGGGATGTGATTGGCCGATCACTGGTAGTTGATTCAGGAGAAGATGACCTGGGCAGAGGAAATCATCCACTGTCAGGACAAACTGGAAACTCAGGACAGAG ACTGGCGTGCGGAATCATTGCTCGTGCTGCTGGACTGTTTCAGAACCCTAAACAGATCTGTGCCTGTGATGGGGTCACTCTGTGGGAGGAGAGGGATCGGCCAATAGCAGGGAAGGGCCGGAAAGTCACAGACGCACCAACGGCCAATTTGTGA
- the rbm14b gene encoding RNA-binding protein 14b isoform X1, whose product MEKGHTVKLFVGNLALDTTQEELSAIFESYGQVVSCSVLRQFAFVHLQGEGAAERAIRELNGREFKGRNLVVEESRGRPLHSTKVFVGNLSGMCTTEDLKELFQTFGKVLECDKVKGYAFVHMENKEDALQAIEALHGTSFKGRPLSVELSKVQPSKQTPTGKIPCVSCGKQGHYAGECPTGKPALEQYQSQAAVLAAAAAAAAGLPLQVQQSVHNSVYNTSTFDPTYAALTGLTAAGARAEGGTAVAPAVYGALASQVYGTVANQLYGGTVANQALNSGATAAAAQVYGSVNPALYGQMTNGAVAAAAAAAAAYGQQVYTPAVANPVFLAAAPGMEVSAAAVNPAYTVAPTIYTTSPAYSALGAADPAALFEAARAHYFAQGQQVLAEQQQVNAKSGERDRSPLRRSAPLLPDPVMKPFMYQRAKRRALLPTPAGREEAAGQEEDPVARYYAEYYQQYQQLAQYPQYSAVPYPAPNPIAAVPTIPTLPGVAAPPVAALDALRPVLPAAPVPAAAAIAVATPRVYEPPPIPPSRKEPLLRRSELALHPPETPFR is encoded by the exons ATGGAGAAGGGCCACACAGTGAAGCTTTTTGTGGGAAATCTGGCCCTGGACACAACTCAAGAAGAACTGTCTGCCATCTTTGAGTCCTATGGCCAGGTGGTGAGCTGTAGCGTCCTCAGGCAGTTTGCCTTTGTTCACCTTCAGGGAGAGGGTGCTGCTGAGAGAGCTATACGGGAGCTCAATGGCAGAGAGTTCAAAGGTCGTAACCTGGTAGTAGAGGAGTCCAGAGGGCGCCCACTTCACTCCACCAAAGTGTTTGTGGGTAATCTGAGTGGCATGTGCACCACAGAAGACCTAAAGGAGCTTTTTCAGACCTTTGGGAAGGTCTTGGAATGTGACAAAGTTAAAG GCTATGCCTTTGTGCACATGGAGAACAAGGAAGATGCCCTGCAGGCTATTGAAGCTTTGCATGGCACTTCTTTCAAGGGACGGCCACTGTCTGTGGAACTTTCCAAGGTTCAGCCCAGCAAGCAAACTCCCACTGGAAAGATCCCTTGCGTGAGTTGTGGTAAGCAGGGTCATTATGCTGGAGAGTGCCCCACTGGGAAACCTGCTCTGGAGCAGTATCAGAGTCAAGCAGCTGTTTTAGCTGCtgccgctgctgctgctgcaggaCTTCCACTGCAGGTACAACAAAGTGTCCACAACTCTGTCTACAACACCTCCACGTTTGACCCCACATATGCTGCTCTGACTGGACTGACTGCTGCAGGAGCTAGGGCTGAAGGTGGAACCGCAGTGGCACCTGCCGTCTATGGAGCACTAGCCAGCCAAGTTTATGGAACGGTTGCTAATCAGCTCTACGGTGGCACAGTGGCTAATCAGGCACTCAACAGTGGTGCCACTGCAGCTGCTGCACAAGTCTACGGCTCAGTTAACCCTGCTCTCTATGGCCAGATGACAAATGGAGCTGTAGCAGCTGCCGCAGCCGCAGCTGCAGCCTACGGTCAGCAGGTTTACACACCTGCCGTAGCTAACCCTGTGTTCTTAGCCGCAGCTCCTGGGATGGAGGTTTCTGCAGCTGCTGTTAACCCCGCCTATACTGTAGCTCCAACCATTTATACCACCAGCCCGGCCTACAGTGCCCTGGGAGCAGCGGACCCAGCGGCTCTCTTTGAAGCAGCAAGGGCACATTACTTTGCGCAAGGGCAGCAAGTGCTAGCAGAGCAGCAGCAGGTCAACGCAAAGTCTGGGGAAAGGGACAGGAGCCCACTTCGAAGATCAGCACCACTGCTGCCAGACCCAGTTATGAAGCCCTTCATGTATCAACGGGCTAAGCGCAGGGCACTACTGCCTACTCCTGCTGGTCGGGAAGAAGCTGCTGGCCAAGAGGAGGATCCTGTTGCCAG GTACTATGCAGAGTATTACCAGCAGTACCAGCAGCTTGCCCAGTACCCTCAGTACTCAGCGGTCCCTTACCCGGCCCCTAACCCAATTGCTGCGGTACCCACCATCCCTACCCTCCCTGGTGTCGCTGCCCCTCCGGTGGCTGCGCTGGACGCACTCAGGCCAGTGCTGCCCGCCGCCCCCGTGCCTGCCGCTGCCGCCATCGCCGTGGCAACGCCCCGCGTGTATGAGCCTCCGCCGATTCCGCCGTCGCGCAAGGAGCCCCTCCTTCGCCGCTCCGAACTCGCCCTGCACCCCCCTGAAACGCCCTTCCGATAG
- the prkd4 gene encoding protein kinase D4 encodes MAAGVNHHSVRVEADSLDMSISSCFSEMSMGTEVAPRGPIRVIFQIGLFKEGVRIPEGRLSFKSAKKLAAEIIEKKAPDWCVIGVGEKLHLFRHEPDSEQILHRLTEQHHLHDGDLVEVVLSASASVTEVKFRPHSLVVQSYRTPTFCNHCGEMLWGLVRQGLKCEGCGLDFHKRCALMLPSDCSRVSRPCGPSLSLFPPARPRAPSLSNHTGGSLEEISLSKPSRSRPTSWADRPVWLGVCEGGRGSRPLVPHTFHIHTYTKPTVCQQCHKLLKGLFRQGMQCSDCKFNCHRRCESQVPPDCRGERANGEESGLNLEVEPEEDMAVEAVNAIYEEYRFKDPPHLIPDPPLQPSIGPCFSSNIPLMRVVQSVKHTKRWSSGILKMGWLLHHTNVDTLRKRHYWILDGKCITLYQSENCSKYYKELPLSEVLQVRSSDQLTLPLMPGDGGHIFELVTSSLVYYVFADTEGPEWEAAIKLALMPLESSSHNSIQTTENRAVSREIQDLSVLYQIFSDEVLGSGQFGVVYGGAHRQTGRAVAIKVIDKTRFPAKQERQSRNEVSILQNLSHPGVIVLEGMFETTERTFVVMEKLHSDMLEMILSNENGRLPERITRFLVMQIMEALRYLHMKHIAHCDLKPENVLLASPDSFPQVKLCDFGFARIIGEKSFRRSVVGTPAYLAPEVISSHGYNRSLDMWAVGVILYVSLSGTFPFNEDEDIHQQITNAAFMFPRQPWALISLEAVSLINNLLQVVVRRRFSVGKAMGHPWLQNFQLWCDLRQFEQRMGRRYLTHESDDERWRQHAQDKGLSFPSHLITELSEEQGQ; translated from the exons GCTCCAGACTGGTGTGTCATAGGTGTTGGTGAGAAGCTACATCTTTTCAGACATGAACCTGACTCTGAGCAGATTTTACATAGACTAACAGAGCAACACCACCTACATGATGGAGACCTGGTGGAGGTGGTACTTTCTG CTTCTGCTTCAGTAACTGAGGTGAAGTTCCGCCCCCATTCTTTGGTGGTCCAATCATATCGCACGCCTACGTTTTGTAACCACTGCGGAGAGATGTTGTGGGGTCTTGTCCGGCAGGGTTTAAAATGTGAAG GTTGTGGTTTGGACTTCCATAAGCGCTGTGCTTTGATGTTACCTAGTGACTGCTCACGTGTATCCAGGCCTTGTGGACCCAGCCTGTCCCTGTTCCCACCTGCCCGCCCCCGCGCCCCCTCACTTTCCAACCACACTGGAGGCAGTCTGGAGGAG ATAAGTTTGTCAAAGCCATCTCGCTCTCGGCCCACGTCCTGGGCAGACAGACCCGTGTGGCTGGGAGTGTGTGAAGGGGGAAGAGGGAGCAGACCACTCGTACCACACACTTTCCACATCCACACCTACACCAAACCCACTGTGTGCCAACAGTGTCACAAGCTGCTTAAGGGCCTCTTCCGCCAAGGCATGCAGTGCTCCG ATTGCAAATTTAACTGTCATCGACGCTGTGAGTCTCAGGTTCCACCGGACTGCAGAGGAGAGCGAGCCAACGGTGAAg AGAGCGGGTTGAATCTGGAGGTGGAGCCTGAGGAGGACATGGCTGTAGAAGCAGTGAACGCAATTTATGAAGAGTATCGCTTTAAAGACCCCCCACATTTGATACCGGACCCTCCATTACAGCCATCTATTGG tcCATGTTTCAGCAGTAACATTCCCCTCATGAGAGTGGTCCAGTCAGTCAAGCACACCAAGAGATGGTCCAGTGGGATTCTGAAGATGGGCTGGCTGCTGCACCACACTAATGTAGATACACTG AGGAAAAGGCACTACTGGATTCTAGATGGGAAATGCATCACCCTGTACCAGAGTGAGAACTGCAGCAAATACTACAAG GAGCTGCCTCTGTCTGAAGTTCTGCAGGTTAGAAGCTCAGACCAGCTGACCCTTCCCCTCATGCCGGGAGACGGCGGTCATATATTTGAGCTGGTGACGAGTTCTCTGGTCTATTATGTGTTTGCGGACACAGAGGGACCAGAGTGGGAGGCTGCCATCAAACTCGCTTTAATGCCACTGGAGAGCAGCAGTCACAACAGCATACAAACCACAG aaaaTCGAGCAGTTAGTAGAGAAATTCAG GATCTCAGTGTGCTATACCAGATATTCTCTGATGAGGTGTTGGGATCGGGTCAGTTTGGGGTGGTTTATGGAG gtgCTCACAGACAGACGGGCCGGGCCGTGGCCATCAAGGTCATCGATAAAACCCGCTTCCCTGCCAAACAGGAGAGACAGAGCAGAAATGAGGTCTCCATACTGCAG AATCTGTCCCATCCTGGGGTCATTGTGCTCGAGGGCATGTTCGAGACAACTGAGCGCACTTTTGTAGTCATGGAGAAGCTCCACAGTGATATGCTTGAGATGATTCTGTCCAATGAGAACGGACGACTTCCAGAACGCATCACACGCTTCTTGGTTATGCAG ATCATGGAAGCTCTGCGATATTTACACATGAAGCACATCGCTCACTGTGACCTCAAACCTGAGAATGTCCTTCTAGCTTCTCCAGACTCCTTTCCTCAG GTAAAGCTGTGTGACTTTGGCTTTGCCCGCATCATCGGTGAGAAATCTTTCCGGCGTTCGGTGGTGGGCACTCCTGCTTATCTGGCTCCAGAGGTCATCAGTAGCCATGGCTACAACCGCTCTCTGGACATGTGGGCAGTGGGAGTGATCCTGTATGTGAGCCTGAGTGGTACGTTTCCCTTTAACGAGGACGAGGACATTCACCAGCAGATCACCAACGCAGCGTTCATGTTCCCCCGCCAGCCTTGGGCCCTCATTTCTCTAGAAG cggtcAGTCTGATTAATAACCTGCTGCAGGTGGTGGTCCGGCGCAGGTTCAGTGTGGGTAAAGCTATGGGACATCCCTGGCTCCAG AACTTCCAGCTGTGGTGTGATCTACGTCAGTTTGAGCAGCGGATGGGTCGAAGATACCTCACTCACGAATCGGATGATGAAAGGTGGAGACAACATGCTCAAGACAAAGGACTGTCTTTCCCCTCACACTTAATAACAGAGCTCTCTGAAGAGCAGGGACAGTAA